From Streptomyces sp. 6-11-2, one genomic window encodes:
- a CDS encoding DUF742 domain-containing protein, which yields MNGGDAAGRLVRPFTLTGGRTRPSRADFTLITMVTAVDPPPERAVRLQPEHARILKRCAEPITVAELAAHLDLPVSVVVIMLCDLLEAGRITVNRPSPVSRTPDLDLLQKVRDGLGRL from the coding sequence GTGAACGGAGGCGACGCGGCGGGCCGGCTCGTTCGGCCGTTCACCCTGACCGGTGGACGGACCCGTCCCAGCCGCGCCGACTTCACCCTCATCACGATGGTGACGGCAGTGGATCCGCCGCCCGAGCGGGCCGTCCGGCTCCAGCCCGAACACGCACGGATCCTGAAGCGGTGCGCGGAGCCGATCACCGTGGCGGAGCTCGCCGCCCATCTCGATCTTCCGGTGAGCGTGGTGGTGATCATGCTCTGCGATCTGCTGGAGGCCGGACGGATCACCGTCAACCGGCCGTCCCCGGTCTCCCGCACCCCGGACCTGGACCTTCTGCAGAAAGTGAGGGACGGCCTTGGCCGGCTCTGA